The genome window GCAATTTAATAGTAATGTAAAGGTCTCCATTAGAGGCATTTCCTATTCCTCTGCTTCCCTTTCCAGGAAGGCGAATGCGACTTCCATCAGTCATTCCTTGGGGAAAATTCACCGTCAATGTCTGTCTTCGGGGAATCCTCCGCCCATCAGAAGTCACGTCATGCTTTTCTATTGAAATAGATTTTGGCTCACGGCGAATAACATCTATCAGGGAAAGTTCCATCTGAACTTCAATATCCTCCCCCTTACGCCGGCGAGGGGCCCCTCCGAAGAAAAAGCTCTCAGCCCCACCCGTCGAGCCATTAAATCCTCCAAAGATGGTTTTGAAAAAATCGCTGAAATCTCCCAAACCGCCACTTCCATTACCGAAGTCCATACGGAATGTGCCACCATCTCCCCATCCGGGAGGCGGTGTAAAATTCTGACCTTCACTCCATTGGTTCCCTAAAGTATCATATCGTTGCCGCTTATCTTGATCTTTCAAAACTTCGTAAGCTTCATTAATCTCTTTATAGCGTTCTTCGCTTCCCGGCTCTTTGTTTACATCAGGATGATATTTTTTCGCTAAAGCTCTATAGGCTTTACGAATTTCATCCTGAGAAGCTTTCCGATCAACACCGAGAATAGCGTAGTAATCTTTATATGTAACAGGCATATTTACCACCTTCTTTTAATTTGACCTTTACTAACCAAAGATTATACGACAAAAAAAGAGCCCGGGCAACTCTCTGTCCAGGCTCTTATCTTCCTCTCTTTAGTGAGAAGAGACTGCTTCATTCGTTACATGATCGTCATTGTGATTGCCGCCTTTTTCAGGCAAAGGTTCCACATGAAGAGAAATGAGAGTCTCAGACCCAAATTCGTTATGAATTCTATCTTCAATTGTAGAGGCAATATTATGAGCCTCTACAAGCCCCATTGTACGATCTACAAGAATATGAGTTTCCATGGCAATATACGGTCCGACCCGACGAGTACGAAGACGATGAACATCACGTACTTCCTTCGATTCCCGTATAAGAGCCATAATTCGATCTTCAGTCTCTTTATCCAAAGAACCTTCCAGAAGCTCGTTCAGGCTCTCCATCATAATAGGCAAAGATACTCGAATAATAAAGAAACTCACTACTGCCGCCGCAATAGGATCAAGAATGCGTCCTCCCGCACCAAAAAAACGAGCGCCAACAATGCCAAAAAGAACACCAATGGAAGAAAAGGCATCTGAACGATGATCCCAAGCCTTCGCCATAAGAGCCGGGCTGTTTATATTAGTAGCCCAGACAGCCGTATAGCGATATAAAACCTCTTTCACAACTATAGACACAACCGCAGCTCCTATAGCAAGCAATCCGGGGCGCGGAAAGGTTTCTCCCTTTAAAACTAAGAGAATTTTATGCACCGCCTCAAGAAGAATACCTGTTCCAGCTATAAAGAGAACAACGCCACACAAGGAAGCCAATAGCGTTTCAACTTTACCGTGTCCATATCTGTGGCTGCTATCTGCAGGCTTATTTACAACTTTAAAGCCAAAAAATACAACCACATCGGTTATCAAATCTGAAAGGGAATGAGTTGCGTCAGCAACCATGGCTCCGCTATGGCCGACAAAACCTGCAATATACTTCAGAATAGTGAGGATCAAATTGACCCAGAAACCTCGCAGCGTCACGGCTAGGGCGCGATCTCCCCTGTTGATTTCCACCAACACCTATCCCCTCTTTTCATTCTTTCAATCAAAATCTTAAAATAGTTGCAGTATATAATGAAAAGGGTGTAACAAGCAACAAAGGGGGGAACTGATTTATGAAAATGCAAATGGTACACGTAAATCTCTCTTCAAAGGCGATTGAAACATTCTCCGTTGAAGAAAGCATTGCTCGTCGCTATATTGGCGGCTCAGGCCTCGGCACTTATTTCTTTTTCAAATACTCTCAGCCCGAAGTTGAACCTTTAAGTCCAGAGAATTCACTCATATTCATGAACGGCCCCTTTCAGGGGACAGGCATTCCAACCTCTGGACGACACCAAATCATTTCGAAATCACCTTTAACGGGGACATTCGGCGAATCGGATGCCGGAGGCACCTTTGGATATCATCTCTTACGAAGCGGCTATTACGGAATAATTATTGAAGGTGAAGCTGATACACCTCTCTATCTCTCTATTCGAGATGGTGAAATTTCTCTTTGCGACGCTTCGTCTCTCTGGGGAAAAGACTCTTTTGAAACGGAAGAATTTCTCAAAAAAGAGTTTAATGCGCCCTGCGGGGTTTCATGCATTGGACCGGCTGGAGAGAAGCTCGCCCTGATTGCTGGAATAATGCACGACGGTTCCCATGCCAGAGCTGCAGGAAGATGTGGCCTCGGTGCTGTTATGGGAAGCAAAAAACTCAAAGCTATAGTTGCTGGAGGATCTTATCGTCCCGATCTTTTTGACAAAGAAGAAGTTAATGCTCTCTCAAAGGAAAAACATCTTCTTTTTTCGCAAAAGCTGAAAGGCATGACTCGTTTCGGAACAGCAGGAGGCGTTTCGCTTGCTGAAGAATATGGAGACCTGCCAATTAAAAACTGGCAACAGGGTTCTTGGAAACCGGAAGTGTCATCACTCACTGGAGAAGCCATGGCCGATACTATTCTTACAGAAAATTACGGATGTATGGCATGTCCTATTCGTTGCGGTCGGGAAGTCGCCTTCGATACTGTCGCAGGAGCTGGCCCTGAATACGAAACGATTGGTATGCTTGGAAGCAACTGCCTCGTGAATGATCTTAAGGATGTTGCCCGTGCTGCCGATCTTTGTAACCGTTACGGCCTCGACACTATTTCAACTGGATCTGTCATAGCCTTTGCCATGGAGCTTTTTGATCGCCACATTATTACAGAAGAGGAAATTGGCTTTCCTCTTCGATGGGGAGATGGAAAAGCTGTTATTCGAATGGTAGAAACCATTGGGAAAAGAGAAGGAATCGGCGCTATTCTCAGTTTGGGAACTCGAAAAGCTGCTGAAAAAATTGGTAAGGGTGCCGAGCACTATGCCATTCACGTAAAGGGACTTGAATTGCCCGCCCACGACCCTCGCTGTTATAAAAGTCTCGCCACCGGATATGCCACGTCAAATAGGGGAGCCTGTCATCTCTCTGGCTATACCTACGCTTGCGAACGTAATGCAACATACCCTGATTTTGGCATCACAGAAGTTCTCGACAGATCAACAGATGAAGAGAAAGGAAAATTGAACGTTCCTTTTCAAAATTACATGGGAATTCTCGACTCACTGAAGATATGCAAATTTCCATTTCTGGCTACCGTATCGATCAACGATCTTCTCACGTGGATTCACGGTATTACAGGCTGGGAAATGACACGAGAAGAGCTCGAAGAAATTGCCGACCGGATATTCA of Aminobacterium sp. MB27-C1 contains these proteins:
- a CDS encoding DnaJ C-terminal domain-containing protein codes for the protein MPVTYKDYYAILGVDRKASQDEIRKAYRALAKKYHPDVNKEPGSEERYKEINEAYEVLKDQDKRQRYDTLGNQWSEGQNFTPPPGWGDGGTFRMDFGNGSGGLGDFSDFFKTIFGGFNGSTGGAESFFFGGAPRRRKGEDIEVQMELSLIDVIRREPKSISIEKHDVTSDGRRIPRRQTLTVNFPQGMTDGSRIRLPGKGSRGIGNASNGDLYITIKLREDSRFEVNQYDLTTVVKVTPWEAALGTSLNIETLEGGVTMKLPAGTQSGQLLRLRGKGLPRRKGAQPGDLYVKIEIVVPKNLSLREKELFEELAKISSFNPRRQ
- a CDS encoding cation diffusion facilitator family transporter, with the protein product MEINRGDRALAVTLRGFWVNLILTILKYIAGFVGHSGAMVADATHSLSDLITDVVVFFGFKVVNKPADSSHRYGHGKVETLLASLCGVVLFIAGTGILLEAVHKILLVLKGETFPRPGLLAIGAAVVSIVVKEVLYRYTAVWATNINSPALMAKAWDHRSDAFSSIGVLFGIVGARFFGAGGRILDPIAAAVVSFFIIRVSLPIMMESLNELLEGSLDKETEDRIMALIRESKEVRDVHRLRTRRVGPYIAMETHILVDRTMGLVEAHNIASTIEDRIHNEFGSETLISLHVEPLPEKGGNHNDDHVTNEAVSSH
- a CDS encoding aldehyde ferredoxin oxidoreductase family protein — encoded protein: MKMQMVHVNLSSKAIETFSVEESIARRYIGGSGLGTYFFFKYSQPEVEPLSPENSLIFMNGPFQGTGIPTSGRHQIISKSPLTGTFGESDAGGTFGYHLLRSGYYGIIIEGEADTPLYLSIRDGEISLCDASSLWGKDSFETEEFLKKEFNAPCGVSCIGPAGEKLALIAGIMHDGSHARAAGRCGLGAVMGSKKLKAIVAGGSYRPDLFDKEEVNALSKEKHLLFSQKLKGMTRFGTAGGVSLAEEYGDLPIKNWQQGSWKPEVSSLTGEAMADTILTENYGCMACPIRCGREVAFDTVAGAGPEYETIGMLGSNCLVNDLKDVARAADLCNRYGLDTISTGSVIAFAMELFDRHIITEEEIGFPLRWGDGKAVIRMVETIGKREGIGAILSLGTRKAAEKIGKGAEHYAIHVKGLELPAHDPRCYKSLATGYATSNRGACHLSGYTYACERNATYPDFGITEVLDRSTDEEKGKLNVPFQNYMGILDSLKICKFPFLATVSINDLLTWIHGITGWEMTREELEEIADRIFTLKRLFNGRCGLTKKDDTLPERILKEPRKTGGAADTLPDLEKQLKEYYSLRGWNEDGLPTYEQLKRLGIEEFLAI